A region from the Lycium barbarum isolate Lr01 chromosome 8, ASM1917538v2, whole genome shotgun sequence genome encodes:
- the LOC132607856 gene encoding uncharacterized protein LOC132607856, translated as MIIAIWNVRGFNKRFKHKEFSRIVNKERITVIVVTKHRVAKQREPKIMKQLLPNWRWHDNYDHNNRGMIWLAWDPSKVDLVMLHVHPQFLHCTLKDLTNALVFEFTVVYGKHTIIDRQPLWQDLEGMDVKIQLSWSIMGDFNVILGEEDRIGGRQVQDVEVMDSNKLLDNTGLTIMNSVGRFFPWTNSHVHNRIDRALVNSVWMNIWPQVEVEVKDPQFSDHALLSVTIGPVQRQGAKPFRFLNHLCKHKKIMSIVQETSEKLVHNTSMARVWTKLKPTKEVMKSLNIHEFSIEENRIQDTRQQLQETQEKLIVIFNNPSLFAQEKVLKHELEKWIMVEESILKQKSRVLWLKLGDSNLTYFHANIKSRIAQNHITRLVSATGELLTTNLEIENEAIGFYVNLLGTCAEQFPEIDPRVMTSGKILHRNQQVQLITPVTREDVNGAL; from the coding sequence ATGATCATAGCAATCTGGAATGTAAGGGGCTTTAATAAGCGTTTTAAGCATAAGGAGTTTAGTAGAATAGTGAATAAAGAAAGAATTACAGTTATAGTTGTGACAAAACATAGAGTAGCTAAGCAGAGGGAACCAAAGATTATGAAGCAACTTCTTCCAAACTGGAGATGGCATGATAATTATGATCACAATAATAGGGGCATGATTTGGCTAGCATGGGATCCTAGCAAGGTGGATTTGGTTATGTTGCATGTGCATCCTCAGTTTCTGCATTGTACACTGAAGGATCTTACAAATGCTTTGGTGTTTGAATTCACTGTTGTATATGGAAAGCATACCATTATAGATAGACAACCACTTTGGCAAGATTTAGAGGGCATGGATGTAAAAATACAACTCTCATGGTCTATCATGGGGGATTTCAATGTTATACTTGGAGAAGAGGATAGAATAGGAGGAAGGCAAGTTCAAGATGTTGAAGTCATGGATTCTAATAAGTTGTTAGATAACACTGGTCTAACCATCATGAATTCAGTTGGAAGATTCTTCCCCTGGACCAATTCTCATGTCCATAACAGGATTGACAGGGCACTGGTCAACTCTGTTTGGATGAACATTTGGCCCCAGGTGGAAGTTGAAGTTAAAGATCCACAATTCTCAGATCATGCTTTGCTGAGTGTTACTATTGGACCTGTCCAAAGACAAGGGGCTAAACCTTTCAGATTCCTAAATCATCTATGCAAACACAAAAAAATTATGAGTATTGTACAGGAGACTTCGGAAAAGCTTGTTCACAACACTAGCATGGCTAGAGTATGGACAAAGCTCAAACCAACAAAGGAGGTAATGAAGAGTCTTAACATACATGAGTTCTCCATAGAAGAGAATAGAATCCAGGATACTAGACAGCAATTGCAAGAGACTCAAGAGAAGCTTATAGTGATTTTTAATAATCCCAGCTTATTTGCTCAAGAGAAAGTATTGAAACATGAGCTAGAGAAGTGGATTATGGTGGAAGAAAGCATCCTCAAACAGAAGTCAAGGGTGTTGTGGCTGAAGCTAGGAGATTCTAACTTGACATATTTTCATGCTAACATTAAAAGCAGGATAGCTCAGAATCACATTACCAGGCTAGTGTCAGCTACAGGAGAGTTGTTAACAACTAACTTAGAAATAGAAAATGAAGCAATTGGGTTTTACGTGAACCTACTAGGGACATGTGCAGAACAATTTCCTGAAATTGATCCTAGAGTGATGACTTCTGGGAAAATACTACATAGGAATCAACAGGTCCAACTTATTACTCCAGTTACAAGAGAAGATGTGAATGGGGCACTATAG